The following coding sequences lie in one Panicum virgatum strain AP13 chromosome 6N, P.virgatum_v5, whole genome shotgun sequence genomic window:
- the LOC120677268 gene encoding circumsporozoite protein-like, translating into MATLPQRFKLLATRCAAGEPSPSRSPAPAYAAGAASPGYRLRRRARGGAGTSASARRRGRLRRFLCRRGGGGEPLAAARWEDEDGDVRRPLFGGVRAGGGGGRTLRDLFVASPEAGRRRGGCSCDCGGGEEDEEDGGGGGSAGADPGGGGAWRGSRRFGSGGLRSLLLRRSWRPVLVAIPEADGGKMELGAIEE; encoded by the coding sequence atggcgacgCTGCCGCAGCGGTTCAAGCTGCTGGCGACGCGGTGCGCGGCGGGGGAGCCGAGCCCGTCCAGGAGCCCCGCGCCGGCCTACGCGGCCGGGGCCGCAAGCCCGGGGtaccgcctgcgccgccgggcCCGTGGAGGCGCGGGGACCAGCGCCAGCGCTAGGCGCCGCGGACGCCTGCGCCGCTTCCTCTGCCGCcgtggcggcgggggcgagcccCTGGCGGCCGCGCGGTGGGAGGATGAGGACGGCGACGTCAGGAGGCCGCTGTTCGGCGGGGttcgggcgggcggcggagggggccgCACGCTGCGGGATCTGTTCGTGGCGTCCCCGgaggccgggcgccgccgcgggggctgCAGCtgcgactgcggcggcggcgaggaggacgaggaagatggcggcggcggcgggagcgcggGCGCGgatcctggcggcggcggcgcgtggcgggGGAGCCGCAGGTTCGGCTCCGGCGGGCTGCGgagcctgctgctgcggcggagcTGGCGGCCGGTGCTGGTGGCCATCccggaggcggacggcggcaaGATGGAGCTCGGCGCCATCGAGGAATGA